One region of Leptospira bandrabouensis genomic DNA includes:
- a CDS encoding 2-oxoglutarate dehydrogenase E1 component, with product MTTDQMMSLYGDNVVLLEEYYKQFKEDPQSLSKDWIDFFGELERSSVSGNGSNGSGFGGNGYVNYASTEHRKDSSLSDFGIINLLNAYRRQGHLAANLDPLGINKPNREFIDLKIGALKQSDLETEVDSGIANLGKAKLKDVIDWFEKTYCGSIGCEHYYLVNDEEREWLQNRMEPLANNEPISKKTALRLFEKLYQADSFENFLAKKFVGKKRFSLEGGETMIPMLDTLVEEAGGHKMDALVIGMAHRGRLNVLVNIIRKPAGLIFAEFEEKLNPGQLGYADVKYHLGYSNHVMTHYGKEVKLSLAFNPSHLEAVDPVIFGSVRARQEMAKDTDRSKFMPVAIHGDAAFAGQGVVAETLNMMNLDGYTVGGTFHIVINNQIGFTTLPSESRSTLYATDLAKGFQVPIFHVNGDDPEATYRVTKLALEYRQKFKKDVIIDLICYRRLGHNETDEPTFTQPQMYDIIKKHPKTISIYEEKLLKRGDITQEEIQFIKDGIQQGLETSFQQAKEKDTRITVDTLGGVWSRYTKEPLDSDVHTELLQQQLGGIVKAVTTLPQGFNANPKHIKVLEDRKKMGAGELPIDWGFAEALSFGSILENGFPIRLGGQDAQRGTFSHRHATLSDIVNGKKLTLLNHISEKQAKIEIVNSSLSEYSCLGFEYGYSLADPSSLVMWEAQFGDFANNAQVIFDQFISSSEIKWQRMSGLVCLLPHGYEGQGPEHSSARLERFLQLCALDNIQVANLTTPAQYFHILRRQILQSFRKPLIIMTPKSLLRLKEAASSLEDITTGAFRKILPDPVAKPEKVEKLLFCSGKVYYDLRKAIDAQKLENVAVVRIEQLYPFPENHIKQMITSYGKLKKFVWVQEEPKNQGAWFFVRDRIEAVMPENKRLHYAGRSEFPSPACGHVVTHLKEQEDLVKDALS from the coding sequence ATGACAACCGACCAGATGATGAGTTTATACGGCGATAACGTCGTATTATTGGAAGAGTATTACAAACAATTCAAAGAAGATCCGCAGAGTTTATCAAAAGACTGGATCGACTTTTTTGGTGAATTAGAAAGATCATCCGTTTCCGGTAACGGGTCCAATGGAAGTGGATTTGGTGGAAATGGATATGTAAATTATGCATCCACCGAACACAGAAAAGATTCTTCACTCAGCGACTTCGGGATCATCAACCTTCTCAATGCTTATAGAAGGCAAGGTCACTTAGCTGCAAACCTCGATCCACTAGGGATCAACAAACCCAACCGCGAATTCATCGATCTCAAAATCGGAGCACTCAAACAAAGTGACTTAGAAACAGAAGTGGATTCTGGAATTGCCAACCTTGGGAAAGCAAAACTAAAAGACGTCATCGATTGGTTTGAAAAAACCTATTGTGGTTCGATCGGTTGTGAACACTACTACCTTGTTAATGATGAGGAACGTGAGTGGTTACAAAACCGAATGGAACCTCTTGCCAACAACGAGCCCATCAGCAAAAAGACCGCCTTACGTTTGTTTGAAAAACTATACCAAGCGGATAGTTTTGAAAATTTCCTCGCCAAAAAATTCGTAGGGAAAAAACGATTTTCACTCGAAGGTGGGGAAACCATGATCCCTATGCTCGATACCCTTGTGGAAGAAGCGGGGGGTCATAAAATGGATGCCCTTGTGATCGGGATGGCACATAGAGGACGACTCAATGTGCTTGTGAATATCATCCGTAAACCAGCTGGTCTTATCTTTGCTGAGTTCGAAGAAAAACTAAACCCAGGCCAACTTGGTTATGCGGACGTAAAATACCATCTTGGTTATTCCAACCATGTCATGACTCATTACGGGAAAGAAGTCAAACTCTCCCTTGCTTTCAACCCTTCTCACTTAGAAGCCGTAGACCCAGTGATTTTTGGATCGGTTCGGGCTCGCCAAGAAATGGCAAAGGATACAGACCGTTCTAAATTTATGCCAGTGGCCATCCACGGGGATGCAGCGTTTGCGGGTCAAGGGGTAGTGGCAGAAACTCTCAACATGATGAACTTAGATGGTTATACAGTGGGTGGAACTTTCCACATTGTCATCAATAACCAAATTGGATTCACCACTCTCCCAAGTGAATCTAGATCTACACTTTACGCTACAGACCTTGCCAAAGGTTTCCAAGTTCCCATTTTCCATGTAAATGGAGATGACCCAGAAGCTACTTACCGAGTCACAAAACTTGCGTTAGAATATCGTCAAAAATTTAAAAAAGATGTGATCATCGATTTGATTTGTTACAGAAGGCTTGGTCACAACGAAACAGACGAACCAACTTTCACACAACCTCAGATGTATGATATCATCAAAAAACATCCAAAAACAATCTCCATTTATGAAGAGAAGTTATTAAAACGTGGCGATATCACACAAGAAGAAATCCAGTTCATTAAAGACGGAATCCAACAAGGTTTAGAAACTTCCTTCCAACAAGCCAAAGAAAAAGACACTCGCATTACAGTCGATACCCTTGGTGGAGTTTGGTCAAGATACACGAAAGAACCTTTGGATTCTGATGTACATACCGAACTTCTCCAACAACAGTTAGGTGGAATTGTGAAAGCAGTGACCACCCTACCACAAGGATTTAATGCGAACCCAAAACACATTAAAGTTTTAGAGGATCGTAAAAAAATGGGTGCTGGGGAACTTCCAATTGACTGGGGCTTTGCTGAAGCACTTTCCTTTGGTTCCATTTTGGAAAATGGATTTCCCATCCGACTTGGGGGACAAGATGCACAAAGGGGAACTTTCTCTCATAGACATGCCACTCTTTCCGACATCGTTAATGGGAAAAAACTTACCCTGCTCAATCATATCAGTGAGAAACAAGCAAAGATAGAGATCGTTAACTCCTCTCTTTCTGAATATTCTTGTCTTGGATTTGAATATGGGTATTCTCTCGCTGATCCAAGTAGTCTTGTGATGTGGGAAGCACAGTTTGGTGACTTTGCTAACAACGCACAGGTGATCTTTGACCAATTCATTTCCAGCTCCGAAATCAAATGGCAAAGGATGTCTGGTCTTGTTTGTTTACTCCCACATGGATACGAAGGTCAAGGTCCTGAACACTCTTCGGCAAGGCTAGAGAGGTTCTTACAACTCTGTGCACTTGATAATATCCAAGTGGCAAACCTAACCACACCTGCTCAGTATTTCCATATACTACGTCGTCAGATCCTCCAAAGTTTCAGAAAGCCACTCATCATCATGACGCCTAAGTCTCTCCTTCGTTTGAAAGAGGCAGCTTCTAGTTTGGAAGATATCACAACGGGTGCTTTTAGAAAGATCCTTCCTGATCCAGTGGCCAAACCAGAAAAGGTAGAGAAGTTACTTTTCTGTTCTGGAAAAGTTTATTACGACTTACGCAAAGCCATCGATGCGCAAAAATTGGAAAACGTAGCAGTCGTTCGGATTGAACAACTTTACCCGTTCCCAGAAAACCATATCAAACAAATGATCACAAGTTACGGAAAACTGAAAAAATTTGTATGGGTACAGGAAGAACCAAAAAACCAAGGAGCTTGGTTCTTTGTAAGAGATCGTATCGAAGCAGTGATGCCAGAAAACAAACGTCTGCATTATGCAGGTCGTTCCGAGTTCCCAAGCCCTGCTTGTGGACACGTAGTCACTCACTTAAAAGAACAAGAAGACCTAGTGAAGGATGCTTTATCTTAA
- the lpdA gene encoding dihydrolipoyl dehydrogenase, which yields MEQYDIVVIGAGPGGYVAAVRAAQLGKKVAIIEKRKTLGGTCLNVGCIPSKALLDSSEEFHKTKHKLADHGITVKDVKIDIAKMMARKDKVVSEVTSGVDYLMKKNKITRYLGHASFVSKTEISITSEDGKKESISGTNIIIATGSTPIEIPPLPVDGKNIVTSDHAIGFDSVPEHLIIVGAGVIGLELGSVWLRLGAKVTVVELMPRLFGTADQAMASLAERLLTQQGINFLFETKVHGAKVKGKKVEVEIEGKDGKKSILEGDKVLVSIGRRPNTDGLGAKEIGVEMTDRGRVKVELNKFQTNIPNIYAIGDVVDGPMLAHKAEDEGIAVAELICGKYGHVNYKAIPWIVYTWPEVAWVGQGEEELKAKGIEYKVGKYMFKPNARAKAMNETDGQVKVIADKKTDKLLGIYIVGPRASDMIAEAAIAFEFGASAEDIARSTHAHPTLSEVLREAAMDADAKWSIHS from the coding sequence ATGGAACAATATGATATCGTTGTCATTGGTGCAGGTCCTGGTGGGTATGTGGCTGCGGTTCGTGCAGCCCAACTCGGGAAAAAAGTCGCCATCATTGAAAAAAGAAAAACTCTCGGGGGGACTTGTCTCAACGTAGGTTGTATCCCTTCCAAAGCCCTTCTCGATTCTTCCGAAGAATTTCACAAAACCAAACACAAATTAGCCGATCATGGAATTACTGTCAAAGATGTCAAAATCGACATTGCTAAAATGATGGCTCGTAAAGACAAAGTGGTGAGTGAAGTGACCTCAGGTGTAGATTACCTGATGAAAAAAAACAAAATCACTCGTTACTTGGGTCACGCCAGTTTTGTTTCTAAAACAGAAATTTCTATCACAAGTGAAGATGGAAAAAAAGAGTCCATTAGTGGAACGAATATCATCATCGCCACTGGATCGACACCGATCGAAATCCCTCCCCTTCCTGTGGATGGAAAAAACATTGTTACCTCGGATCATGCCATTGGTTTTGATTCCGTTCCCGAACACTTAATCATTGTAGGTGCAGGGGTCATTGGACTCGAACTCGGCTCTGTTTGGTTACGACTCGGTGCCAAAGTGACTGTGGTGGAACTCATGCCACGACTTTTCGGGACCGCTGACCAAGCGATGGCTTCCCTTGCCGAAAGACTTTTAACTCAGCAAGGAATCAATTTTCTCTTTGAAACCAAAGTGCATGGCGCCAAGGTCAAAGGAAAAAAAGTAGAAGTGGAAATCGAAGGCAAAGACGGCAAAAAATCCATTCTCGAAGGAGACAAGGTTCTTGTTTCCATTGGTCGCCGTCCGAACACAGACGGACTTGGTGCCAAAGAAATTGGTGTCGAGATGACAGACCGAGGTCGTGTCAAAGTTGAACTGAACAAATTCCAAACCAATATTCCTAATATTTATGCCATAGGTGATGTAGTGGACGGCCCTATGCTTGCTCACAAAGCAGAAGACGAAGGGATTGCCGTTGCTGAACTCATTTGTGGTAAGTATGGCCATGTGAATTACAAAGCCATTCCTTGGATCGTTTACACTTGGCCAGAAGTGGCTTGGGTGGGACAGGGCGAAGAAGAGCTCAAAGCCAAAGGAATCGAATACAAAGTGGGTAAGTACATGTTCAAACCCAATGCTCGTGCCAAAGCCATGAATGAAACGGATGGACAAGTCAAAGTCATTGCCGACAAAAAAACGGACAAACTCCTAGGCATTTATATCGTAGGTCCCAGGGCCTCGGATATGATCGCAGAAGCGGCGATTGCTTTTGAATTTGGTGCGAGTGCAGAAGACATTGCTCGTTCTACACATGCCCATCCTACTCTTTCTGAAGTACTTCGGGAAGCGGCGATGGATGCTGATGCGAAATGGTCCATCCATTCGTAA
- the odhB gene encoding 2-oxoglutarate dehydrogenase complex dihydrolipoyllysine-residue succinyltransferase produces the protein MAIEIKVPEMGESVTEATISAWTKKEGDAVKVDEVLAILETDKVSLEIPAPTSGVLKSITKKVGDVVHVRDIMGTIEEGAVASAPASASAPAPKAETPSAQPNTGKVNEELPPAARKLIEENKLDVSKITGTGRNGQITKEDVILFMEKGGASSSAPKAAASPEIPRAVVVSANAGPRETVVPMTKLRQTIASRLVNAQHTAAILTTFNEVDMSPIMDLRNKYKDKFKETHGVGLGFMSLFTKAAVAALKAYPAINAEIRGTDIVYKNYYDIGVAVGGPKGLVVPIVRNADLLSFAQIEQEIARLAGKVKDGKISLEDMEGGTFSISNGGVYGSMMSTPILNPPQSGILGMHNIVKRAVVVNDQIVIRPMMYLALSYDHRIVDGKEAVQFLVKIKEMVEDPTRLLFEV, from the coding sequence ATGGCAATAGAAATCAAAGTCCCCGAGATGGGGGAATCCGTAACCGAAGCGACCATCAGTGCTTGGACCAAAAAAGAAGGCGATGCCGTAAAAGTAGACGAAGTGCTCGCTATTTTAGAAACAGACAAAGTCTCATTAGAGATTCCTGCTCCCACTTCTGGGGTTTTAAAATCCATCACCAAAAAGGTGGGGGATGTGGTTCATGTGCGTGATATTATGGGGACCATCGAAGAAGGCGCTGTTGCTTCGGCTCCTGCTAGTGCTTCTGCCCCGGCTCCGAAAGCAGAAACACCAAGTGCCCAACCTAACACGGGCAAAGTGAACGAAGAACTTCCTCCAGCGGCGCGTAAACTCATCGAAGAAAATAAGTTAGATGTTTCCAAAATCACTGGAACCGGTCGCAACGGACAAATCACAAAAGAAGATGTAATTCTTTTTATGGAAAAAGGTGGCGCAAGCTCCTCTGCTCCTAAGGCAGCGGCAAGTCCTGAGATTCCAAGAGCGGTAGTTGTTTCGGCAAACGCTGGTCCAAGAGAAACAGTAGTGCCAATGACAAAACTGCGCCAAACGATTGCAAGTAGGCTTGTCAATGCACAACATACAGCGGCCATCCTCACTACGTTTAACGAAGTGGATATGTCTCCGATTATGGATCTTCGCAATAAATACAAAGACAAGTTCAAAGAAACACATGGTGTGGGTCTTGGGTTCATGTCTCTTTTTACCAAAGCAGCCGTGGCAGCATTAAAAGCATATCCTGCCATCAACGCAGAGATTCGCGGAACAGACATTGTCTATAAAAACTACTACGACATTGGAGTGGCCGTGGGTGGACCGAAAGGACTTGTGGTTCCAATTGTCCGTAACGCCGACCTTCTCAGTTTTGCCCAAATCGAACAAGAGATCGCAAGGCTTGCTGGCAAAGTGAAAGACGGTAAAATCTCTTTGGAAGATATGGAAGGGGGAACTTTCTCCATCTCCAATGGGGGTGTGTATGGATCGATGATGTCGACACCAATCCTAAATCCTCCACAATCGGGAATTCTCGGGATGCATAACATCGTCAAACGCGCGGTAGTTGTGAATGATCAAATTGTCATCCGCCCAATGATGTATCTGGCTCTTTCTTATGACCACAGAATCGTGGATGGAAAGGAAGCAGTTCAGTTTCTTGTGAAGATTAAAGAAATGGTAGAGGACCCAACAAGACTCCTCTTTGAGGTATAG
- a CDS encoding gamma carbonic anhydrase family protein, with translation MIRTFQGITPSLHPTAWVAPSADVLGKVSIGEESSIWFQCVLRGDVNTITIGKHVNIQDMTLVHVARDLYPVTIGDYVSIGHHATIHGCVLKDHSFVGMGAMLMDDVEIGEWSFVGAGSLVPPGKKIPPGVLVMGSPAKIIRDITDKDREIITRTANNYVKYKENYRAEGIGGTSLS, from the coding sequence ATGATCCGAACGTTTCAAGGCATTACACCTTCTCTCCACCCTACGGCCTGGGTGGCACCTTCCGCTGATGTACTGGGAAAGGTAAGTATTGGGGAAGAGTCCTCGATTTGGTTCCAATGTGTGTTAAGAGGTGACGTAAATACCATCACCATTGGCAAACATGTGAACATCCAAGACATGACTCTCGTACATGTGGCAAGAGATTTGTATCCTGTGACCATCGGGGATTATGTATCCATCGGCCACCATGCGACCATCCACGGTTGTGTTTTAAAAGACCATAGTTTTGTCGGGATGGGAGCCATGCTTATGGATGATGTGGAGATTGGAGAATGGTCCTTTGTGGGGGCAGGATCCCTGGTTCCTCCAGGGAAAAAAATCCCACCAGGTGTACTCGTCATGGGTAGCCCCGCCAAAATCATCCGAGACATCACTGACAAGGACCGCGAGATCATCACCCGCACGGCAAACAACTATGTGAAGTATAAAGAAAACTACCGGGCGGAAGGAATTGGGGGCACCTCCCTTTCCTAA
- a CDS encoding methyl-accepting chemotaxis protein, with the protein MKNVNVNLVENVLNESDVIISRTDTKGLITYVSPDFARISEYSVEEMIGKPHNIVRHPDMPKLVFEEMWDFIKVGLPWTGAVKNRAKSGNYYWVDATITPILNERRQVIGYVSVRKKLAEEKKEYFEKLYKKLGQKSSLLRKKKKISKNIRSVKFHELLFVLLSSLPFLSLLFLQMHEKPLFCGSLLMIQTVIASSFIFVLAQKNRKLQKATESVISVSSGRFQYPDHFHNDSSDEVKIMLLSMKSMSINLWGIVSQIQKATDASIRISKELADLTNHFFSSTHSMASGSEEAAACMEELTSALDNIKQITASHSVIMSDMKDYMNAVNQNLKGTQNALKGLDDLSTRSTQKADAGKQKISESLEGMENIKQVSSKILNIVSIISEIADRTNLLSLNASIEAARAGHFGAGFAIVAKEMMGLNEQIAVSVEEIKNYIDETLSVIKETSVKVNEASMEVFSVADLFSEMKSILKKVAASLYHDLQESTRVKLKLDSVEDQVKQIDQSVLEANLASKQISDILLGLSEQAQVIAYKSETLQEKSSLVVTEPKKIMELVEHYHTGETEVLEVTS; encoded by the coding sequence TTGAAAAACGTAAATGTAAATTTAGTAGAAAATGTTCTTAACGAATCCGATGTCATTATCTCTCGCACCGATACGAAAGGTTTGATAACCTATGTATCTCCTGACTTTGCAAGAATTTCCGAATATTCAGTAGAGGAGATGATTGGAAAACCACATAACATAGTAAGGCATCCTGATATGCCAAAACTTGTATTTGAAGAAATGTGGGATTTTATTAAAGTAGGACTACCTTGGACCGGAGCTGTAAAAAACAGGGCAAAATCTGGAAATTATTATTGGGTAGATGCAACGATCACACCTATTTTAAACGAAAGAAGGCAAGTGATTGGTTATGTATCTGTCCGCAAAAAATTAGCTGAGGAAAAGAAAGAATACTTTGAAAAGTTATACAAAAAATTAGGACAAAAGTCTTCGTTACTAAGGAAAAAAAAGAAAATTTCAAAAAATATTCGTTCTGTTAAATTCCATGAATTGTTGTTTGTTTTGCTTAGTTCTCTTCCTTTCCTCAGTCTTCTTTTTTTGCAAATGCACGAAAAACCTCTGTTTTGTGGATCTTTGCTTATGATCCAGACGGTCATCGCTTCCTCTTTTATTTTTGTCCTCGCACAAAAAAACAGAAAATTGCAAAAAGCAACTGAATCTGTTATTTCTGTTTCTTCCGGAAGATTCCAATACCCTGATCACTTTCATAATGATAGTAGTGATGAAGTAAAAATCATGTTACTATCAATGAAAAGTATGAGTATCAATCTTTGGGGAATCGTTTCACAAATTCAAAAAGCAACGGATGCCTCCATTCGTATTTCCAAAGAACTAGCAGACCTTACCAATCATTTTTTTAGTTCTACCCATTCAATGGCATCTGGAAGCGAAGAAGCTGCTGCCTGTATGGAGGAATTAACTTCCGCGCTAGATAATATCAAACAAATTACCGCAAGTCATTCTGTCATCATGTCAGATATGAAAGATTATATGAATGCAGTGAATCAAAATTTGAAAGGAACTCAAAATGCACTCAAAGGTTTGGACGACTTATCCACAAGATCAACACAAAAAGCCGATGCAGGAAAACAAAAAATTTCAGAATCTTTAGAGGGAATGGAAAACATCAAACAAGTCTCCAGTAAAATTTTGAATATAGTTTCCATCATTTCAGAAATTGCTGATCGTACCAACTTGCTTTCGTTAAATGCCTCAATTGAAGCTGCGAGGGCTGGACATTTTGGAGCAGGTTTTGCAATCGTTGCAAAAGAGATGATGGGTTTAAATGAACAAATTGCAGTTTCCGTGGAAGAAATAAAAAATTATATTGATGAAACTTTATCAGTCATCAAAGAAACATCAGTAAAAGTGAATGAAGCGTCAATGGAAGTTTTTTCTGTAGCCGACTTGTTTAGTGAAATGAAATCGATTCTTAAAAAAGTGGCAGCTTCTTTGTATCATGATTTACAAGAGTCAACTAGAGTGAAACTGAAGTTGGACTCGGTAGAAGACCAAGTAAAACAAATTGACCAATCCGTACTAGAAGCCAATTTAGCTTCGAAACAAATTTCGGATATCCTACTTGGCCTTTCGGAACAGGCCCAGGTGATTGCTTATAAATCGGAAACATTACAGGAAAAAAGTTCTCTAGTGGTTACGGAACCAAAAAAGATTATGGAATTAGTAGAACATTACCACACCGGTGAAACTGAAGTATTAGAAGTTACTTCCTAA
- a CDS encoding GAF domain-containing SpoIIE family protein phosphatase: protein MTLDPLTSLSKFRSLLHISSILNANLDLHQLLPLIMLYSKDLLEAEASSLFLLEDEEFLYCEVALGEKGEIIQQYARLELGEGIVGMVAKEKKPIALEDAYKDPRFNASMDKRTGFKTKSLICVPLFVEERLIGTLEVINKTNNRLFDSSDLEYLISLSEVAATAIQNANTRDSLDKRILELSLLNEFERLSVSEKSLNELGKWILNRVLEYLGATSGTIYLANAEKKELSILSAKGIPEDAYDQIKVPFGTGVSGWVAEKKESLLIHNLDLDPRYNKLSPYKFESKSLISAPLIFQDELLGVISINNKLSGYAFQHSDLDLLTNIASRLSSTIKNAQLFHQIVDTGKELNRAKNIMKKIMPSSLPSSNKLTYGVSHIPLEQVGGDFYDVTELEDSKYSILIADISGHGLSAAVLAAMAHMVLKNFEQDIKLSPSLFLTTLNHMLYGKLAGNFLTAYYGIIDLKNNTILCANAGHHAPFLLDKKDSPITQLDVKGKILGLIPDLFYEEKTFPFLPGNRLVMYTDGITEHMSKDHNKRYDEELFQKAILNSKSLNTQNAADHLIQAAKDHVGFNDFADDVTILLVDRI from the coding sequence ATGACTTTAGATCCACTCACTAGCCTAAGTAAGTTTCGTAGCCTACTCCATATCTCATCCATTTTGAATGCAAACCTTGATTTGCACCAACTACTCCCACTAATTATGTTATATTCTAAAGATCTACTAGAGGCAGAGGCAAGTTCTCTCTTCCTTTTAGAAGATGAAGAATTTCTATATTGTGAAGTAGCTTTAGGAGAAAAAGGGGAAATCATCCAACAATACGCCAGGCTAGAGTTAGGTGAAGGTATCGTGGGGATGGTGGCCAAAGAAAAAAAGCCCATCGCGTTAGAAGATGCTTACAAAGATCCAAGATTCAATGCGAGTATGGACAAACGCACAGGATTTAAAACAAAATCTCTAATTTGTGTTCCACTTTTTGTTGAGGAAAGACTGATTGGGACTCTCGAGGTAATTAATAAAACGAACAATCGTTTATTTGATTCATCCGATTTGGAATATTTGATTTCCTTGTCCGAAGTGGCTGCCACTGCCATCCAAAATGCCAATACAAGAGATAGTTTAGACAAACGTATTCTCGAATTATCTTTGTTAAACGAATTTGAAAGATTATCAGTCTCCGAAAAAAGTTTAAATGAACTTGGCAAATGGATTTTGAACCGAGTTTTAGAATATTTAGGAGCCACCTCTGGAACCATTTACCTAGCCAATGCAGAAAAAAAGGAATTAAGTATCCTTTCTGCCAAAGGAATTCCAGAAGATGCCTATGATCAAATTAAGGTTCCTTTTGGAACTGGTGTTTCAGGTTGGGTAGCAGAAAAAAAAGAAAGTTTACTCATCCACAATCTTGATTTAGATCCGAGATATAATAAACTTTCTCCTTATAAATTTGAATCCAAATCTTTGATCTCAGCACCACTTATTTTTCAGGATGAACTTCTTGGTGTCATCAGTATCAACAACAAACTTTCAGGCTATGCCTTCCAACATTCTGATTTAGATTTACTAACGAATATTGCTTCAAGACTCAGTAGTACAATTAAAAATGCGCAACTTTTCCACCAAATCGTAGACACAGGAAAAGAACTAAACCGTGCCAAAAACATAATGAAAAAAATTATGCCGTCCAGCCTCCCTAGCTCCAACAAACTAACGTATGGTGTATCTCATATTCCTTTGGAACAAGTTGGCGGTGATTTTTATGACGTAACCGAATTGGAGGATTCAAAGTATTCCATATTGATTGCCGATATTTCAGGTCATGGACTTTCTGCTGCTGTCCTTGCGGCAATGGCACACATGGTTTTAAAAAACTTTGAACAAGATATCAAACTTAGTCCTTCTTTGTTTTTAACCACCCTAAATCACATGTTATATGGAAAATTAGCAGGTAACTTTCTCACTGCATATTATGGGATCATTGATTTAAAAAATAACACAATCCTTTGTGCCAATGCGGGCCACCACGCACCATTTTTATTGGACAAAAAGGACTCACCGATAACACAGTTAGACGTTAAAGGAAAAATATTGGGTCTTATCCCCGATTTGTTTTATGAGGAAAAAACCTTTCCTTTTTTACCAGGAAACCGTCTTGTTATGTACACTGACGGAATCACCGAACACATGTCAAAAGACCATAACAAACGTTATGATGAAGAATTATTCCAAAAGGCAATTCTTAATTCAAAATCTTTAAACACCCAAAATGCAGCAGATCATTTAATCCAAGCAGCCAAAGACCATGTAGGTTTCAATGATTTTGCTGATGACGTAACCATTTTACTTGTGGATCGCATTTAA
- the nirK gene encoding copper-containing nitrite reductase: MQRKRPKQQTIKVYLFFIVIISLFTVCSGPKTEEAKLTYAPEVPPHIDRTSEAKVIVNMETVEVVGRLADGVEYTFWTFGGSVPGPMIRVREGDEVEFHLKNHPTSKMPHNIDLHAVTGPGGGAAASLTIPGHASKFSFKALNPGLYIYHCATSPVGMHIANGMYGLIFVQPKNDLPKVDKEYYVVQSEFYTKGKNGEPGLQPFSMEKAITEIPDYVVFNGSVGSLVEDRAITAKVGETVRLFVGNGGPNLVSSFHVIGEIFDNVYTEGGALPNQKNVQTTLIPAGGSAIVDFKVDVPGTLILVDHSIFRTFNKGSLGMLKVEGEPNATVYSGKQDDTVYLPEGPAIQRMVTEVKPKVSASTPKEILANGERVYKSVCAACHMKEGQGVVGVFPPLAKSDYLNADKARAIQILKKGLSGPITVNGQKYNNVMPHLELTNEEIASVLSYVYNQWGNKGIMVSEAEVR, encoded by the coding sequence ATGCAAAGAAAACGACCAAAGCAACAGACCATAAAAGTTTACTTGTTCTTTATTGTCATAATTAGTTTATTCACAGTTTGTTCGGGACCAAAAACAGAAGAGGCAAAACTCACTTATGCCCCAGAGGTTCCCCCACATATCGATAGAACGAGTGAGGCCAAAGTCATTGTCAATATGGAGACAGTGGAGGTGGTGGGTAGGCTTGCCGACGGAGTGGAATATACTTTTTGGACTTTTGGAGGATCGGTTCCAGGCCCCATGATCCGAGTGAGAGAAGGGGATGAGGTAGAATTTCATCTAAAAAACCATCCCACAAGCAAAATGCCACATAACATCGATTTACATGCGGTCACAGGACCAGGCGGAGGGGCTGCGGCCTCGCTTACTATCCCAGGACATGCTTCCAAATTTTCATTTAAGGCACTAAACCCTGGATTGTATATTTATCACTGTGCCACTTCACCAGTGGGAATGCACATTGCGAACGGAATGTACGGACTTATTTTTGTTCAACCTAAAAACGACCTACCGAAAGTGGACAAAGAATACTATGTAGTGCAAAGTGAATTTTATACAAAAGGAAAAAATGGTGAACCTGGCCTGCAACCATTTAGTATGGAAAAAGCAATTACTGAAATTCCCGATTACGTTGTATTTAATGGATCTGTGGGTTCCCTTGTGGAAGACAGAGCCATCACCGCTAAAGTCGGAGAAACGGTTAGGTTGTTTGTTGGAAATGGTGGGCCAAATTTAGTTTCCTCTTTCCATGTGATTGGTGAAATTTTTGACAATGTGTATACAGAAGGAGGAGCTCTTCCTAACCAAAAAAATGTACAAACTACACTCATTCCTGCGGGAGGTTCTGCCATTGTGGATTTTAAAGTAGATGTTCCAGGTACTCTGATTCTTGTGGATCATTCTATTTTCAGAACGTTTAACAAAGGTTCGCTTGGAATGTTAAAAGTGGAAGGCGAACCAAATGCTACTGTTTATTCTGGAAAACAAGATGATACGGTTTACCTTCCGGAAGGTCCAGCCATTCAAAGAATGGTTACCGAAGTCAAACCTAAAGTATCAGCAAGTACTCCGAAAGAAATTTTGGCAAATGGAGAAAGAGTTTATAAATCAGTTTGTGCTGCTTGTCACATGAAAGAAGGACAAGGTGTGGTTGGTGTGTTTCCTCCATTGGCAAAGTCTGATTATCTAAACGCGGACAAAGCCCGTGCCATTCAAATCCTAAAAAAAGGTCTGAGTGGTCCTATTACTGTGAATGGACAAAAATATAATAACGTAATGCCTCATTTAGAACTAACCAATGAAGAGATTGCCAGTGTCCTAAGTTATGTTTATAACCAATGGGGAAATAAAGGGATTATGGTTTCCGAAGCAGAGGTAAGATAA